A window from Dehalobacter sp. DCA encodes these proteins:
- a CDS encoding YodL domain-containing protein, giving the protein MNTVQIRGKLIQYYGNKAGYIEKGKAIVDPLFKTEQLQSYLAKQGLEAEWRDGVHEGLAKGNIDPESGGRLLKSCRIWQLKPEADVMMKFIGYDELLERFGELEPNNYQAVYDGEVETNNLDEIFAKFNLSHPPGYKGHSLSMSDVVELYDSSGSTFHYVDRFGFKEISFQPPEQELYQGPTMSL; this is encoded by the coding sequence ATGAACACTGTTCAGATCAGAGGCAAGCTCATCCAATACTACGGTAACAAGGCAGGTTATATCGAAAAGGGTAAGGCTATAGTCGATCCGCTGTTTAAAACCGAGCAGCTCCAATCGTATCTTGCAAAGCAGGGATTGGAGGCGGAGTGGAGAGATGGTGTCCATGAAGGACTGGCAAAAGGTAATATTGACCCGGAAAGCGGCGGTCGGCTCCTCAAAAGCTGCCGCATCTGGCAGCTCAAGCCGGAAGCAGACGTTATGATGAAATTCATCGGGTATGACGAGCTTCTTGAGCGTTTCGGAGAGCTTGAGCCGAATAACTACCAGGCGGTCTATGACGGCGAGGTGGAAACCAATAATCTGGATGAAATCTTCGCCAAATTCAACCTCAGCCACCCGCCCGGCTATAAGGGGCATAGCCTCTCCATGTCGGATGTCGTGGAGCTGTATGACAGTTCGGGCAGCACTTTTCACTATGTGGACCGCTTCGGCTTTAAGGAAATTTCCTTCCAGCCTCCGGAGCAGGAGCTATACCAAGGCCCGACAATGAGTCTGTAA